In the genome of Streptomyces aquilus, the window GGCCTCCCGTGCCAGCGCGCCGACGCCCTCGGTCGCCGCCGGGGCGCCCACGTCCGACGGGTACACGAGATACGCCGCGTCCGCGCCCCGCAGGGTCCCGGCCCAGGTCGTCGGGTCCTCCCAGTCGAAGCCCCGGGCCCGGGACGCGGCCCGCACCTCGAGACCGGCCGCCCGCACCGCCGTCGCCACCCGGCTGCCCGTACGACCCGAGGCGCCGGTCACCACCACTGTCATGTTCTTCGCGTTGTGCTTCTTCGCGTTCTGCGTCATGTCCTCGAGTCAACGCCCGGGCCCGCCAGGACCCCATCGCTGAACGGCTCATTCCCATGCGCGGGCGTCTACGCTGACGCCATGGACGCTCTCGCAGGCCTTCTCGAAGGGCCCCGCGCGCGGGGCGCCTTCATGATCCGGGCATGCTTCGAACCGCCCTGGAGCGTGCGCGTCGAGGACCGCGCCCCGCTCACCGTCATGCTCATGGTCCGCGGCGAGGCGTGGGTCATGCCGGACGCGGGCGAGCGAAGCGAGACGGGGTTCCCCCCGGCCGAAGGCCGGGAGAGGGTCCGGCTGCGTGCCGGCGACCTCGCCATCGCCCGCGGCCCCGACCCGTACACCTGCGCCGACGACCCCGGCACCGAGCCGCAGGCGCTGATCCTGCCGGGTGGGGAGTGCCGCTACCCCGACGGGCGCTCGCTCAACGGCGTCATGGACCTCGGCGTCCGCACCTGGGGCGACCGGCTCGACGGGTCGGCCGTGATGCTGATCGGCACGTATCTGTGGCAGGGCGAGGTCAGCGGGCGCCTGCTGGACGCGCTGCCGCCGCTGCTGACGCTCACCCCGGAGGTGTGGGACTGCCCGCTCACGCGGCTCCTCATGACGGAGATCGTCCGCGACGAACCCGGCCAGGAAGTCGTCCTGGACCGCCTCCTCGACCTGCTCGTCATCGCCGCGCTGCGCGCCTGGTTCGCCCGCCCGGAGGCGGCGGCACCCGGCTGGTACCGGGCGCTGGCGGACCCTGTCGTGGGCCGGGTCCTGCGGCTCCTCCAGGACGACCCCGCCCATCCGTGGACGGTCGCGTCGCTCGCGGCGAAGGCGGGGGTGTCGCGGGCGGCGCTGGGGCGGCGGTTCACGGAGCTGGTGGGGGAGCCGCCGATGACGTATCTGACGGGATGGCGGCTGGCGTTGGCGGCGGACCGGCTGCGGGAGGGGGACGCGACGCTGGAGGCGATCGCCCGGCAGGTGGGGTACGGGAGCGCGTTCGCTTTGTCGAGTGCGTTCAAGAGGGTGTACGGGGTGAGTCCGCAGGAGCATCGGGGGAGGGGGGTGTAGGGCGCGCAGGGGCCGTTGTCGGGTGCGGGCCGGCGGGGGTGGTCGCGCCCACGCGGCGGAGCCGCAGATCGACACGGACCCGCGCCCGTCGAGGGCGTGGCCCCTAGCCT includes:
- a CDS encoding AraC family transcriptional regulator, with amino-acid sequence MDALAGLLEGPRARGAFMIRACFEPPWSVRVEDRAPLTVMLMVRGEAWVMPDAGERSETGFPPAEGRERVRLRAGDLAIARGPDPYTCADDPGTEPQALILPGGECRYPDGRSLNGVMDLGVRTWGDRLDGSAVMLIGTYLWQGEVSGRLLDALPPLLTLTPEVWDCPLTRLLMTEIVRDEPGQEVVLDRLLDLLVIAALRAWFARPEAAAPGWYRALADPVVGRVLRLLQDDPAHPWTVASLAAKAGVSRAALGRRFTELVGEPPMTYLTGWRLALAADRLREGDATLEAIARQVGYGSAFALSSAFKRVYGVSPQEHRGRGV